One Palaemon carinicauda isolate YSFRI2023 chromosome 4, ASM3689809v2, whole genome shotgun sequence DNA segment encodes these proteins:
- the LOC137639303 gene encoding uncharacterized protein, whose product MQALQQDKNKENKSLRADIKSLLYQHNERNRLVTLNWIPSHIGIPGNEKADELAKSTRHIQNVQMHIQLTLQQIINKIKTQLNDKLIKELHKWIEKGSPSAKWYKWATELEPPPSKQAVCIHRLRLGYTANWEIRDDIQRPCDHCDVTPQHVLLHYLLECRETAQLRGDLLVDSNTPQAGQAAAALAKAIFESIDRHTQLLSRLPPPR is encoded by the coding sequence atgcaagccctacaacaggacaaaaataaagaaaacaagtcCTTGAGAGCTGATATCAAATCCctcctatatcagcacaatgagagaaatagactagtaacactaaactggatccccagtcacatcgggataccagggaatgaaaaggctgatgagctagccaaaagcaccagacacatccaAAATGTACAGATGCACATACAACTGACACTGCAACAAATCataaacaaaataaagacacagctcaacgACAagctaatcaaggaactacacaagtggatagagaaAGGCTCTCCCTCTGCCaaatggtacaaatgggccacggagctagaacctccaccaagtaaacaggctgtatgtatacacaggctcCGACTGGGATACACGGCAAATTGGGAAATCAGAGACGACATTCAGAGACCGtgtgatcactgtgatgtcacaccacaacacgtcctcttgcactatttactagaatgcagagaaacagcacagctgagaGGCGATTTACTAGTAGACTCCAACACACCACAGGCCGGGCAAGCGGCGGCCGCACTGGCAAAGGCAATTTTCGAAAgcatagacagacacacacagttgctttcaagactacctccaccgAGGTAA